A window of the Bacteriovorax sp. PP10 genome harbors these coding sequences:
- a CDS encoding rod shape-determining protein: MFKRVLDWFSNDLAIDLGTANTLVYAKDRGIIVNEPSVVAVHQGPKGQNRVLAVGKEAKDMLGRTPGSIKAIRPVKDGVIADFEVTQAMIRYFIQKSLTGSKLIKPRIVICIPFGITQVEKRAVKESAEQAGAREVYLIEEPMAAAIGAGLPITEPSGNMIVDIGGGTTEVAVISLGGIVYSKSVRVAGDKFDEAIASYIKKKYSLLIGERTAEAIKIAIGNAYPFDDEVKTYEVKGRDLIAGAPKIIEVTSDEIRDALADPVSEVVEAIKISLEKTPPELAADIVDNGIILAGGGALLANLDVLIKEKTGLPVSIAEDPLTCVVRGCGKVLESLELLRQVTIT, translated from the coding sequence ATGTTTAAAAGAGTTTTAGACTGGTTTTCAAATGATTTGGCAATCGACTTAGGTACGGCCAATACTTTGGTTTATGCAAAAGATAGAGGGATCATTGTTAATGAACCTTCTGTAGTTGCAGTTCACCAGGGACCTAAAGGGCAAAACAGAGTTTTAGCTGTAGGGAAAGAAGCTAAAGATATGCTGGGAAGAACTCCTGGATCTATCAAAGCAATCAGACCAGTTAAAGACGGGGTTATCGCAGACTTCGAAGTTACACAAGCGATGATCAGATACTTCATTCAAAAATCACTTACAGGTTCAAAGCTTATTAAGCCAAGAATCGTTATTTGTATCCCTTTCGGAATCACACAAGTAGAAAAACGCGCAGTAAAAGAATCAGCTGAACAAGCTGGAGCTCGCGAAGTTTATCTAATTGAAGAGCCAATGGCAGCAGCGATCGGAGCAGGTCTTCCAATCACTGAACCATCAGGGAACATGATCGTTGATATCGGTGGTGGTACAACTGAAGTTGCGGTTATCTCTCTTGGAGGTATCGTTTACTCTAAATCAGTTCGTGTTGCTGGTGATAAATTCGATGAAGCTATCGCTTCATACATCAAGAAAAAATACTCTCTTCTTATTGGAGAAAGAACTGCTGAAGCAATCAAGATTGCAATCGGTAATGCTTATCCATTCGATGATGAAGTTAAAACTTACGAAGTAAAAGGACGCGACCTAATTGCTGGTGCTCCAAAAATTATCGAAGTGACGAGTGACGAAATCAGAGATGCTCTTGCAGATCCTGTTTCAGAAGTTGTTGAAGCAATTAAAATTTCATTAGAAAAAACTCCGCCTGAACTAGCTGCTGATATCGTGGATAACGGAATCATTTTAGCTGGTGGTGGTGCTCTTCTAGCTAACCTTGACGTACTAATCAAAGAAAAGACAGGTCTTCCAGTATCAATTGCTGAAGATCCTCTTACTTGTGTAGTTAGAGGTTGTGGAAAAGTTCTAGAGTCTCTAGAGCTTCTAAGACAAGTAACGATTACTTAA